A part of Thermoflexus hugenholtzii JAD2 genomic DNA contains:
- a CDS encoding SDR family NAD(P)-dependent oxidoreductase, with amino-acid sequence MRLKGKIALITGASRGIGRAIARAYVQEGADLALCARDVEALADAAREIRALREGARVLARPCDVTRPDQVAELMAAITETFGRLDVLVNNAAILGPRLPIAEYPLEAWREVLEVNVTGVFLVTRAALPLLRRAGGGSIINLSSGVGRRGRARWGAYAVSKGAIEILTQILAEELASEGIRVNAVNPGPTRTRMRAQAYPEEDPLSLPTPEEIIPLFVYLASDESRDLTGQSLDARSFRWPDR; translated from the coding sequence ATGCGGCTGAAAGGCAAAATCGCATTAATCACCGGGGCCAGCCGGGGGATCGGGCGGGCCATCGCCCGGGCTTACGTCCAGGAAGGAGCCGACCTCGCCCTTTGCGCCCGTGACGTCGAGGCCCTCGCCGACGCTGCTCGGGAAATCCGGGCCTTGCGGGAAGGAGCCCGGGTGCTCGCCCGCCCATGCGATGTCACCCGGCCGGACCAGGTGGCGGAGCTGATGGCTGCCATCACGGAGACCTTCGGCCGGCTGGACGTCCTGGTCAACAACGCCGCCATCCTGGGCCCCCGCCTCCCTATCGCCGAATACCCCCTGGAGGCCTGGCGGGAGGTCCTGGAGGTCAACGTCACCGGCGTGTTCCTGGTCACCCGGGCCGCCCTGCCCCTGCTTCGCCGCGCCGGTGGGGGCTCCATCATCAATCTCTCCTCCGGGGTCGGCCGCCGGGGGCGGGCGCGCTGGGGCGCCTACGCCGTCTCCAAAGGCGCCATCGAGATCCTCACCCAGATCCTGGCGGAAGAGCTGGCCTCTGAGGGCATCCGGGTGAACGCGGTGAACCCCGGCCCCACCCGCACCCGGATGCGCGCCCAGGCCTACCCAGAAGAGGATCCCCTCTCCCTCCCCACGCCGGAGGAGATCATCCCTCTCTTCGTTTACCTGGCCTCGGACGAGAGTCGGGATCTCACCGGCCAAAGCCTGGACGCCCGCTCCTTCCGATGGCCCGATCGATAA